A portion of the Halodesulfovibrio aestuarii DSM 17919 = ATCC 29578 genome contains these proteins:
- a CDS encoding protein-L-isoaspartate(D-aspartate) O-methyltransferase, with protein sequence MPYDLKRNRERMVRDQLERRNISDPNVLRAMRAVPRHKFVQDAMRLSAYEDNALPIGYGQTISQPYIVGLMSEALEATEGMSVLEIGTGSGYQAAVLYAMGLKVYSVERIQELHVAAVKLFAELGYVSPQFKLDDGTLGWPEKAPFDRILVTAGGPEIPEPLVEQLSDPGVLVLPVGRAKRTQQLVRIRKNNGDITIEKLANVAFVDLVGAHGW encoded by the coding sequence TTGCCGTACGATTTGAAGCGTAATAGAGAGAGAATGGTCCGTGACCAGCTTGAAAGGCGGAATATCTCTGATCCGAACGTACTACGGGCAATGCGCGCCGTTCCTCGACATAAGTTTGTGCAGGATGCCATGAGGCTGAGTGCGTATGAAGATAATGCATTGCCCATAGGATACGGACAAACGATTTCTCAGCCGTATATTGTTGGGCTTATGTCGGAAGCGCTTGAAGCAACCGAGGGCATGAGTGTGCTTGAAATTGGCACAGGTTCCGGCTATCAAGCAGCAGTACTCTATGCAATGGGCTTGAAGGTCTATTCTGTGGAGCGGATTCAGGAACTGCACGTTGCTGCAGTAAAACTCTTTGCAGAGCTTGGTTATGTTTCTCCTCAATTCAAATTGGATGACGGGACTCTTGGTTGGCCGGAGAAAGCGCCGTTTGATCGAATTTTGGTTACTGCGGGAGGGCCTGAGATTCCTGAACCTCTAGTGGAACAATTGTCCGATCCCGGAGTTCTTGTTTTGCCTGTCGGACGCGCAAAACGTACGCAACAACTTGTGCGAATACGAAAAAATAATGGTGACATCACGATAGAAAAGCTGGCAAACGTTGCTTTTGTAGATCTGGTGGGTGCACACGGATGGTAA
- a CDS encoding YqaA family protein, translating into MRLISRLMDWVSRSALSSKAKWILAIVAFTESIIFPLPPDLLLIPMALTQRKKAFYFATICTVGSVLGGMIGYYIGYNFMDYVGMPIVRFYNLTNEYVAIKEWYDTYNAWAVAVAGLTPVPYKLCTLSAGAFKVNFGIFLFASVASRSLRFFAIAGLIYVFGERARYFLEKRFDLVLIGALVLGVAGFLALKFL; encoded by the coding sequence ATGAGGCTGATATCTCGGCTGATGGACTGGGTTTCCAGATCGGCACTTTCTTCAAAAGCGAAATGGATTCTGGCAATTGTTGCCTTTACGGAATCCATAATTTTTCCTCTTCCACCTGACTTACTTTTGATTCCGATGGCACTTACTCAGCGAAAAAAGGCATTTTATTTTGCCACGATTTGTACTGTCGGATCTGTACTGGGCGGAATGATTGGATACTATATCGGATATAATTTTATGGATTATGTAGGTATGCCTATTGTCCGTTTTTATAATCTGACAAACGAATATGTTGCCATCAAAGAATGGTACGACACCTATAATGCATGGGCTGTTGCTGTTGCTGGGCTTACACCTGTTCCGTATAAGTTATGCACACTTTCTGCCGGTGCTTTTAAAGTAAATTTTGGTATTTTCCTTTTTGCTTCAGTCGCAAGTCGTAGCCTACGTTTTTTTGCCATTGCAGGTCTTATCTATGTTTTTGGCGAACGGGCACGATACTTTTTGGAGAAGCGATTTGATCTGGTGCTAATTGGTGCGCTAGTGCTTGGCGTTGCCGGATTTTTAGCATTAAAATTTCTCTAA
- a CDS encoding Mrp/NBP35 family ATP-binding protein: protein MSSCSGCSSSKEITPGKEIKASPKKNIQDEMINCTLDKIRHKLFIMSGKGGVGKSSVTVNTAAALAAKGFKVGILDVDIHGPSIPGLLGVKDSGLEADRGGLLTPAKVNDNLYIVSMDSLLKDKDTAVLWRGPKKTAAIRQFVSDVNWGELDFLLIDSPPGTGDEHMTVLKTIPDATSVVVTTPQEVSLADVRKAVNFLQYAKANVLGVVENMSGLSCPHCGEEIELFKKGGGKELAEKYGLEFLGAIPLDPATVVAADRGIPVVMLEEETAAKRGFLNLADSIVKALNCSLESVSSDNS, encoded by the coding sequence ATGTCTTCTTGCAGCGGTTGCTCCTCTTCCAAGGAAATTACTCCGGGGAAAGAGATTAAAGCGAGCCCAAAAAAGAATATTCAGGACGAAATGATTAACTGTACGTTGGACAAAATCCGTCACAAGTTATTCATTATGAGCGGTAAAGGTGGAGTCGGCAAAAGTTCTGTCACCGTTAATACCGCAGCAGCACTTGCTGCTAAAGGTTTTAAAGTGGGTATTCTGGATGTAGATATACATGGTCCAAGTATCCCAGGTCTTCTCGGCGTAAAAGACTCCGGTCTGGAAGCTGATCGCGGAGGGTTATTAACCCCTGCAAAGGTTAATGATAATTTATATATCGTTTCAATGGATTCTTTGTTGAAAGACAAAGATACTGCTGTATTGTGGCGAGGCCCTAAAAAAACAGCAGCAATCCGTCAGTTTGTTTCGGATGTAAATTGGGGAGAGCTTGATTTTCTGCTTATCGATTCCCCTCCGGGAACCGGTGATGAACATATGACAGTTCTTAAAACTATTCCGGACGCAACCTCCGTTGTTGTGACTACTCCGCAGGAAGTTTCTCTTGCAGACGTACGTAAGGCTGTGAACTTTCTTCAGTACGCAAAAGCGAATGTACTCGGTGTGGTTGAAAACATGAGCGGCCTTTCTTGTCCGCACTGTGGTGAGGAGATCGAGTTGTTTAAGAAAGGCGGCGGCAAAGAGCTTGCTGAAAAATACGGCCTTGAGTTTCTTGGCGCTATTCCGCTCGATCCTGCAACCGTAGTGGCTGCGGACAGAGGTATTCCAGTAGTTATGCTTGAAGAAGAAACTGCTGCAAAGCGTGGTTTCTTGAATCTGGCAGACAGTATTGTAAAAGCACTTAACTGCAGCCTTGAGTCTGTTTCTTCAGACAATTCTTAG
- the pgsA gene encoding CDP-diacylglycerol--glycerol-3-phosphate 3-phosphatidyltransferase has protein sequence MFNLANKITMFRVLLVPFVVVLLYFPSETTCLLAFFLFFLASLSDLVDGFVARREGMVTSFGKFLDPLADKLLICSVLIMLVELGWAPAWVVITIICRELIVTGLRAMAADEGIVIAADKYGKMKTVLQMFALSPMIIHYPLFGYDVAVIGEILLYIALILTVFSGGNYLFGFYKNWLQQDEPK, from the coding sequence ATGTTTAATTTGGCGAACAAGATTACCATGTTCAGAGTTTTATTGGTTCCATTTGTAGTTGTATTGTTATACTTCCCAAGTGAAACTACATGCTTACTTGCATTTTTTCTCTTTTTCCTTGCATCTCTTTCAGATCTTGTGGACGGCTTTGTTGCCCGTCGTGAAGGCATGGTGACAAGTTTTGGCAAATTCCTTGATCCGCTTGCAGACAAGCTTCTGATTTGTTCAGTACTTATTATGCTTGTCGAGCTTGGTTGGGCACCAGCTTGGGTTGTAATTACAATTATTTGTCGGGAACTTATTGTGACAGGGCTACGTGCAATGGCTGCTGATGAAGGGATTGTTATTGCAGCAGATAAATACGGAAAGATGAAAACTGTATTACAAATGTTTGCTCTTTCTCCTATGATTATTCATTATCCATTGTTTGGGTATGATGTCGCCGTTATTGGTGAAATACTTCTTTACATTGCGTTGATCCTGACGGTATTTTCTGGCGGCAACTACCTTTTCGGGTTTTACAAAAACTGGTTACAGCAGGACGAGCCCAAATAA
- a CDS encoding FtsB family cell division protein: MLVKKILLALSVLLNLTLIAYLLMSDKGVSNYQTLKADTHAFTEQQDVLDEKAYLLSHEIRLLQNDSEYVEKIIRKRLGFVKCGEILYIFPDSKIKVPVGARE, from the coding sequence ATGTTAGTAAAAAAAATTTTGCTGGCTTTATCTGTTCTGCTTAACCTTACCCTTATTGCTTATTTACTAATGAGTGATAAAGGCGTGAGTAATTATCAGACACTTAAAGCTGATACGCATGCTTTTACTGAACAACAGGACGTGCTTGATGAAAAAGCGTATTTGCTGAGTCATGAAATACGACTTTTGCAAAACGACTCTGAATACGTAGAAAAAATTATAAGAAAACGTCTTGGGTTTGTTAAGTGTGGAGAAATATTGTATATTTTTCCAGATAGTAAAATAAAGGTCCCTGTTGGAGCTCGTGAATGA
- a CDS encoding tetratricopeptide repeat protein — protein MIQAKIKWYKEVLELDPGSKVFFPLARLLVKENDLIEAVSVLKTGLERHPEHFEARLLLLNCLERVEDFDQIDAELGALGDILKRYPKFWKIWAGLLAAEPGSQDAALAMTFLAAAFEETPITWRDVIDRGLQACLEESVDKFLITRQAPAPVSEPLPTSDNVGLVKDVHEILVPTTSPKDISQLKSLAELEGEIPLIRKQEAVFGEAMEGGESISERTLSMAQILADQGDLKGALEICDELTEQVTSREELENITELRTKILANRNSSVLDQVEVVTSKDRIVHTLEALAERLEARAS, from the coding sequence ATGATTCAAGCAAAGATTAAGTGGTATAAGGAAGTTTTGGAGCTCGATCCTGGTTCTAAGGTGTTCTTTCCACTTGCGCGACTTCTTGTAAAAGAGAACGATCTTATCGAAGCGGTTTCCGTTTTAAAGACAGGACTGGAAAGGCATCCTGAGCATTTTGAAGCTCGTTTGCTACTGCTTAATTGTCTTGAACGCGTAGAGGATTTTGATCAGATTGATGCAGAACTTGGGGCGCTTGGAGATATTTTGAAGCGCTATCCCAAATTTTGGAAAATCTGGGCAGGATTGCTTGCTGCTGAACCGGGCTCTCAAGATGCCGCTCTTGCGATGACATTTCTCGCGGCAGCTTTTGAAGAGACCCCTATCACTTGGCGTGATGTAATTGATAGAGGGCTTCAGGCTTGTCTGGAAGAGAGCGTAGATAAATTTCTTATAACTCGTCAGGCACCAGCACCTGTTTCAGAACCATTGCCGACTAGCGATAATGTGGGGTTGGTAAAAGATGTTCATGAAATTCTAGTGCCGACGACCTCGCCGAAAGATATTTCTCAGTTAAAAAGTTTGGCAGAACTAGAGGGTGAAATTCCGCTTATACGTAAACAGGAAGCTGTTTTTGGCGAAGCCATGGAAGGGGGAGAGTCCATTTCAGAACGTACGTTATCTATGGCGCAAATTCTTGCTGACCAAGGTGATCTGAAAGGTGCTCTCGAGATCTGTGATGAACTCACAGAGCAAGTAACAAGCAGGGAAGAGCTTGAGAATATTACTGAACTTCGAACAAAAATTCTGGCCAATAGAAATAGTTCTGTGCTGGATCAGGTTGAAGTTGTTACAAGTAAGGACAGGATTGTCCATACGCTTGAAGCACTTGCAGAACGTTTAGAAGCCAGAGCCTCGTAG
- the fbp gene encoding class 1 fructose-bisphosphatase: MRQVTVTEHLLLHQTQTPDASGKFTALFYDLILAAKTISKTMNKAGLLDILGATGEINVQGEQVQKLDAYANRVLIHRMERTGVLCAIASEENADFIRIPEQLQKGEYILIFDPLDGSSNVDVNVNVGTIFSILRRKSPSNNDVTLGDILQSGVEQVAAGYFLYGPSTMLVYSTGDGVHGFTLDPSVGEFLLSHPDLRIPEQGKVYSVNEGYYKYWDDATREAVAYFKGDENPLGKPYSARYIGSLVADFHRGLLNGGIYMYPADCRNPGKAKGKLRYLCEASPLAYLAEQAGGAATEGTTRILELQPEELHERVPLFIGSKNDVEAVATIYKKHRKTAE; encoded by the coding sequence ATGCGCCAAGTAACCGTCACTGAACATCTCTTATTGCATCAAACACAGACTCCCGATGCTTCAGGTAAATTTACTGCACTCTTTTATGATCTTATTTTGGCTGCTAAAACCATCTCGAAGACAATGAATAAAGCTGGTTTGCTTGATATTTTAGGAGCAACCGGTGAGATTAATGTTCAGGGCGAACAGGTTCAAAAGTTAGATGCATACGCCAACCGCGTACTTATTCATCGTATGGAGCGTACAGGCGTTTTGTGCGCGATTGCGTCTGAAGAGAATGCTGATTTTATTCGTATTCCAGAGCAGCTCCAGAAGGGCGAGTATATTCTCATTTTTGATCCTCTCGATGGTTCCTCCAATGTTGACGTGAATGTAAATGTTGGTACAATTTTCTCTATTTTGCGCCGTAAGTCTCCTTCAAATAATGATGTTACGTTGGGTGATATTCTACAAAGTGGTGTGGAGCAGGTCGCAGCCGGGTACTTCCTTTATGGCCCTTCAACCATGCTTGTGTACTCTACTGGTGACGGAGTTCACGGATTTACACTCGATCCGAGTGTTGGTGAATTTTTATTGTCCCATCCGGATCTTCGGATTCCTGAACAGGGAAAAGTTTATTCGGTAAATGAAGGTTACTATAAGTATTGGGATGATGCGACTCGAGAAGCCGTAGCGTACTTTAAAGGTGACGAAAACCCGTTGGGTAAGCCGTACTCTGCGCGCTATATAGGGTCTCTTGTGGCGGACTTTCATAGGGGCCTTCTTAACGGCGGCATCTATATGTATCCTGCAGATTGTCGTAATCCTGGTAAGGCTAAAGGTAAGCTACGCTATTTGTGTGAAGCATCTCCACTTGCATACCTTGCAGAACAGGCTGGTGGTGCTGCAACTGAAGGTACAACCCGTATTCTTGAGTTGCAGCCGGAAGAGTTGCATGAACGCGTCCCACTTTTCATCGGTTCAAAGAATGATGTAGAAGCTGTGGCAACTATTTATAAAAAACATCGTAAGACAGCTGAGTAG
- the tsaD gene encoding tRNA (adenosine(37)-N6)-threonylcarbamoyltransferase complex transferase subunit TsaD, with the protein MLTLGIESSCDETAFALVKDGKLLDSVISTQIDIHALFGGVVPEIASREHYRLIGYLYDSLLAKSGIDAAQIENVAVSRGPGLLGSLLVGVGFAKGLVAGTNKKLIGVNHLHAHLLAAGLEQDIKLPALGLLVSGGHTQIFLIRAADDFVELGKTLDDAAGEAFDKVAKMLNMPYPGGKFIDQLGKLAAPDKKRFTRPYLDNTNLNFSFSGLKTALSLYIEAHPHLKLPSLNDVDELFNGTREVAELAELCASFNFTVADTLRVKMQRAVDQRKEQGDAINSIIVAGGVAANSVIRDTMAEVAKNNKLTLTLPSLSLCTDNASMVAYMGEQLVLKGYSHGLDLDAIPRGRKIPQDYLHSLC; encoded by the coding sequence ATGCTCACTTTAGGTATTGAATCTTCGTGTGATGAGACTGCTTTTGCTCTTGTTAAGGACGGGAAACTGCTAGATAGTGTAATTTCTACACAAATTGACATTCATGCATTGTTTGGCGGTGTTGTTCCTGAAATTGCATCCCGAGAACATTATCGGCTTATTGGATATTTATATGATTCTTTACTTGCAAAATCGGGTATCGATGCAGCACAAATTGAGAACGTCGCTGTATCTCGCGGGCCTGGCTTATTAGGAAGTTTGTTAGTAGGGGTCGGTTTTGCAAAAGGTCTTGTTGCTGGAACCAATAAGAAGCTTATAGGTGTTAACCACCTGCATGCCCATCTTCTTGCCGCGGGGCTGGAACAAGATATCAAACTTCCAGCTTTAGGTTTGCTTGTTTCCGGTGGACATACCCAGATTTTTCTTATTCGCGCGGCAGATGATTTTGTTGAATTGGGTAAAACCTTGGATGATGCCGCAGGTGAAGCTTTTGATAAGGTCGCTAAAATGTTGAATATGCCATATCCCGGTGGCAAATTCATTGATCAGTTAGGAAAGCTTGCTGCACCGGATAAAAAAAGATTTACAAGACCGTATCTTGACAATACAAATTTAAACTTTAGTTTCAGTGGGTTAAAAACTGCATTAAGCTTGTATATTGAAGCGCATCCGCATTTAAAGCTCCCTAGCCTTAATGATGTTGATGAACTCTTCAACGGTACACGTGAAGTTGCTGAACTTGCAGAGCTTTGTGCATCTTTTAACTTTACTGTTGCAGACACGTTACGTGTGAAAATGCAACGCGCTGTTGACCAGCGAAAAGAGCAGGGCGACGCTATCAATAGTATTATTGTAGCGGGTGGCGTTGCTGCTAACAGTGTGATCCGTGACACAATGGCAGAAGTTGCTAAGAACAATAAACTTACGCTTACACTGCCATCGTTAAGTTTGTGCACCGATAATGCATCTATGGTTGCATATATGGGAGAACAGCTTGTTCTCAAAGGCTACTCACACGGTTTGGATTTGGATGCAATTCCGCGTGGTAGAAAGATTCCGCAGGACTATCTGCATAGTTTGTGTTAA
- the trxA gene encoding thioredoxin has protein sequence MAAQVTDSNFEAEILESKIPALVDFWAPWCGPCRAMGPVIDELAAEYEGQVRIVKMNVDENPGTPSKYGIRAIPTIILFKDGEVLEQVTGAVSKSSIQDMITKKALG, from the coding sequence ATGGCTGCTCAAGTAACAGATAGCAATTTTGAAGCTGAAATTCTCGAATCTAAGATTCCTGCTCTGGTAGATTTTTGGGCACCCTGGTGTGGCCCGTGCCGTGCTATGGGGCCTGTAATCGACGAGCTTGCTGCTGAGTATGAAGGCCAGGTTCGTATCGTAAAAATGAATGTTGACGAAAACCCAGGTACTCCGAGTAAGTACGGTATCCGTGCTATTCCTACCATCATTCTTTTTAAAGATGGTGAAGTGCTCGAGCAAGTTACTGGCGCAGTTTCTAAGAGCAGCATTCAAGATATGATTACCAAGAAGGCTCTTGGCTAA
- the trxB gene encoding thioredoxin-disulfide reductase, with the protein MKKYDCFVIGGGPAGMTAALYLLRSGVTVAMAEKLTPGGQVLQTEEVENYPGYPKGIKGYELADVFAEHLEAYNLDRYSEPVTSLQHAYGANKLKVGDQEIIARSVIICTGARYKKLGLPNEEFLTGKGVSYCALCDGNFFRNQTVAVVGGGNSALEESLYLAKLVKKLYLIHRREGFRAARYYQDKIKASPVIEVVKSTIVKELHGENGLTGVLIKNLKTEEEQVLPVDGLFIFVGYEPNKELLPEGLQTDETGFILTDIEMRTNLPGIFASGDCRAKQCRQVTTAVGDGATAANSAFLYLEQLNA; encoded by the coding sequence ATGAAAAAATACGATTGCTTTGTAATCGGGGGCGGTCCGGCTGGAATGACGGCCGCCCTTTATCTTCTTAGGTCGGGGGTGACAGTGGCGATGGCCGAAAAGCTGACGCCTGGCGGACAAGTTCTGCAGACCGAGGAAGTAGAGAACTACCCAGGTTACCCAAAAGGTATAAAAGGGTACGAGCTCGCAGATGTCTTTGCAGAGCATCTTGAGGCGTATAACCTAGATCGTTATTCGGAACCGGTAACTTCTCTTCAGCATGCGTATGGTGCTAATAAACTTAAAGTGGGTGATCAAGAAATTATTGCTCGCTCCGTTATTATTTGTACCGGCGCACGTTACAAGAAACTTGGTCTCCCTAATGAGGAATTTTTGACAGGCAAGGGCGTATCTTATTGCGCCTTGTGTGACGGTAATTTTTTTAGAAACCAAACTGTCGCTGTAGTCGGTGGTGGTAACTCTGCTCTAGAAGAGTCTCTCTATCTGGCTAAGTTGGTAAAAAAACTGTATCTCATCCATCGTCGGGAAGGCTTCCGTGCTGCAAGGTACTATCAGGATAAGATAAAAGCCTCTCCAGTTATCGAAGTTGTAAAAAGCACCATTGTCAAAGAACTGCATGGTGAGAACGGCTTGACCGGGGTACTCATTAAGAACTTGAAAACAGAAGAAGAGCAAGTGCTGCCAGTAGATGGCCTGTTTATTTTTGTTGGTTATGAGCCAAACAAAGAATTGCTACCAGAGGGGTTGCAGACAGACGAAACAGGCTTCATTTTAACTGACATTGAAATGCGCACTAATTTGCCGGGGATTTTTGCTTCCGGCGATTGCAGGGCTAAACAATGTCGTCAGGTAACTACTGCGGTTGGTGATGGTGCAACTGCAGCAAACTCTGCTTTCCTTTACTTGGAACAACTCAATGCGTAG
- a CDS encoding outer membrane protein assembly factor BamD yields the protein MRRTLLRFLAILPLLSVLSGCGIIDYFYLPPPEDTAQEIFEAGNDAMRDQNYAKAKEYFNTLKDKYPFSPYAVESELSLADAYFLDSDYLLAVDSYKEFESLHPRHKAIPYVLFQIGNANLESFVSIDRPQDNIAEGYEYLMRLRESYPGSEYAEKAKPLMQRARKLMAAHEVFVADFYWRRENYGSAYERYKFVMENFQDVPDYQEYVKERARLSYLKKTEQEAELLREKDNGSWKDYFEWL from the coding sequence ATGCGTAGAACGCTGCTTCGCTTTTTAGCTATTCTCCCACTGTTAAGTGTTTTATCCGGTTGTGGTATTATTGACTATTTTTATCTGCCGCCTCCTGAAGATACCGCTCAGGAAATTTTTGAAGCAGGTAATGATGCTATGCGTGACCAAAACTACGCAAAGGCAAAAGAGTACTTCAACACCCTTAAAGATAAATATCCTTTTAGTCCGTACGCTGTGGAATCCGAACTTTCGCTGGCAGATGCGTACTTCCTTGATTCCGACTACTTGTTAGCAGTTGATTCATACAAGGAATTTGAGTCATTGCATCCACGCCATAAAGCTATTCCGTATGTTTTATTCCAGATTGGTAATGCAAACTTGGAAAGCTTTGTTTCGATTGACCGTCCTCAAGATAATATTGCGGAAGGTTACGAATACTTGATGCGTTTAAGAGAGTCTTATCCTGGTAGTGAATATGCAGAAAAGGCAAAACCTTTAATGCAGCGTGCCCGTAAGTTGATGGCAGCACATGAAGTATTTGTTGCTGACTTTTATTGGCGACGTGAAAATTATGGATCTGCATACGAACGCTATAAGTTCGTGATGGAGAACTTCCAAGATGTTCCAGACTATCAGGAATACGTAAAAGAGCGTGCCCGACTTTCTTATCTTAAGAAGACTGAGCAAGAAGCTGAACTTCTTCGCGAAAAAGATAACGGCTCTTGGAAAGATTATTTTGAGTGGTTGTAA
- a CDS encoding Crp/Fnr family transcriptional regulator, translating to MDTLQQAFQKLPLLTEVPAEVFPILLDGAVEMTFKAKEIIIGEGELPSGLYILLSGTAKLYKSSLDGKEQTLFVLTDGEPFCLCSTFRKKPFPVTATALTPCKVVSISKQSFFAAAEKDNAFLFSMLLKVSERLRDAMELAGTLSLQELPQRIATFIAKLDSPATSQKEDHTVHLPISHKELAKVIGATPEALSRTLKRMSEKGMIAIEGRTVHILNRIMLEECAEMGL from the coding sequence ATGGATACATTGCAACAAGCGTTTCAAAAATTGCCGCTATTAACTGAAGTTCCTGCAGAAGTTTTTCCTATACTGCTGGACGGCGCCGTTGAAATGACATTTAAGGCAAAGGAAATTATAATTGGCGAAGGAGAACTCCCTTCAGGGCTCTATATTTTGCTCAGTGGTACGGCAAAGCTCTACAAAAGCTCTCTAGATGGGAAAGAACAGACACTTTTTGTTCTAACAGATGGTGAACCGTTCTGCCTTTGTTCCACCTTCCGCAAGAAACCATTTCCCGTTACAGCCACTGCTCTAACACCATGTAAAGTCGTTTCTATTTCAAAGCAAAGCTTTTTCGCCGCGGCGGAGAAAGATAACGCTTTCTTGTTCTCAATGCTCCTAAAAGTCTCAGAACGCTTAAGAGATGCTATGGAACTTGCAGGAACTCTTTCATTACAGGAACTACCACAACGCATTGCAACCTTTATTGCAAAACTTGACTCTCCGGCTACTTCACAAAAAGAAGATCACACCGTCCATTTGCCTATCTCGCATAAGGAGTTAGCAAAAGTTATCGGAGCAACCCCCGAAGCTCTCTCCAGAACATTAAAACGAATGAGTGAGAAAGGAATGATTGCGATAGAGGGACGCACTGTACATATTCTTAACCGAATTATGCTCGAAGAATGTGCTGAAATGGGATTATAG
- a CDS encoding LexA family transcriptional regulator, producing MIDFHTFFTRVQKATSISTQQDLAKALGVNRSAITQAKRRNSIPQKWILALSRSFQLSIDWLEFGVGKPDALLDPALLESTTTFAVPKVFARLCAGDGSFEVEATPIEEHIFKESWLAQKGTPSAMVLMDVIGDSMEPCICQGDTVLVDQAQTTLRADIIYAVGVDDSIMVKRVTAEHNKITLLSDNPAYSPISIQGDELLSFRVIGRVVWSARDY from the coding sequence ATGATTGATTTCCATACTTTTTTTACACGCGTTCAAAAAGCCACCTCCATATCTACGCAGCAAGATCTTGCTAAAGCGCTTGGAGTAAATCGCTCTGCCATTACACAGGCAAAACGCAGAAATTCCATCCCTCAAAAATGGATATTAGCATTATCCCGCTCGTTTCAGCTCTCGATTGACTGGCTTGAATTCGGAGTGGGTAAACCAGATGCACTGCTCGACCCCGCGCTACTTGAAAGCACTACGACCTTTGCTGTCCCCAAAGTGTTTGCACGGCTTTGTGCTGGTGACGGCTCTTTCGAAGTAGAAGCAACCCCTATTGAGGAACATATATTCAAAGAGTCATGGCTGGCACAAAAGGGTACACCATCTGCGATGGTGCTCATGGATGTCATCGGTGACAGTATGGAGCCATGTATCTGTCAAGGTGACACCGTACTTGTTGATCAAGCCCAGACTACTCTTCGTGCAGACATTATTTATGCCGTAGGCGTTGATGATTCGATTATGGTAAAACGCGTTACTGCGGAACACAACAAAATTACGCTTCTAAGCGATAACCCAGCGTACTCTCCAATAAGTATTCAGGGAGATGAGCTACTTTCCTTCCGAGTTATTGGTCGAGTGGTATGGTCTGCAAGGGACTATTAA